One window from the genome of Lentisphaera araneosa HTCC2155 encodes:
- a CDS encoding c-type cytochrome domain-containing protein, whose amino-acid sequence MKNLLFTSLILGISSSLFASSEHSNRKLTYGDDLIPLFEQNCIKCHGGPDLRRKGRIMKKGGLDLTKIDSVKEAIEAGKPKDSLLYSLTVTDDEDEIMPPKGRHLSTSEAQLIYKWIEQGADFANFVYVPKEQSRYAILVDKAKPAPEELLSELSKTGAIITRVSDQGALLRANLRTLNLSENLKVLLSKAAPYISDLDLSHIDGEITDLKFLHEANNLTEINLSSSNISNEAIQSISHLPNLEKINLYKTKISDAKMFTDFAALRTLNLSMTQVRQAEVKTLKESKPQLNINYMKLPRLAPVKPLASPAPNKAVNPIKNTVITADWSLLRKDDFGTKQSNTLINSSFENYTCPKHFVKDPRVKDHDFLMIFDPKSLSITYDKLDQSKAHKLTLHLVSPGGNRNINVLINGHTIEQNFDLPKNQLIIKDLYIKSEHIKNNQIKLEIQKNSGANAVLSYTELYEKK is encoded by the coding sequence ATGAAGAATTTACTTTTTACCTCACTCATTCTCGGTATCAGTTCATCTCTTTTTGCCAGTAGCGAACATTCCAATCGCAAGCTCACTTATGGCGATGACCTCATCCCCCTCTTTGAACAAAATTGCATCAAATGCCACGGGGGTCCTGACTTGCGTCGCAAAGGTCGTATCATGAAAAAAGGTGGCCTCGATCTCACCAAAATTGATTCCGTCAAGGAAGCAATCGAAGCTGGCAAACCCAAGGACAGCTTACTCTATTCGCTTACAGTAACTGATGACGAAGACGAAATCATGCCTCCCAAAGGCCGCCACCTAAGTACTTCAGAGGCTCAACTCATCTATAAATGGATTGAACAAGGTGCGGACTTCGCAAACTTTGTCTACGTTCCCAAAGAACAATCCCGCTATGCTATCCTCGTGGATAAGGCCAAACCTGCCCCAGAGGAACTGCTTAGCGAACTTAGCAAAACTGGAGCTATTATCACACGAGTAAGTGATCAAGGAGCTTTATTGCGCGCCAACTTAAGAACATTAAATCTCAGCGAAAATTTAAAAGTCCTTTTAAGCAAAGCAGCTCCTTACATTTCTGATCTCGATTTAAGTCATATTGATGGAGAAATAACTGACTTAAAATTTTTACATGAAGCCAACAACCTTACTGAAATCAATCTAAGTTCATCTAATATTTCAAATGAAGCTATTCAGTCCATTAGCCATTTGCCAAATTTAGAAAAAATTAATCTTTATAAGACTAAAATCAGTGATGCAAAAATGTTTACGGACTTCGCAGCCTTAAGAACTCTCAACCTTTCCATGACTCAAGTACGCCAAGCTGAAGTCAAGACTTTAAAGGAAAGTAAGCCTCAACTTAATATAAATTATATGAAGCTACCACGCTTAGCTCCCGTTAAACCATTGGCGAGCCCCGCTCCTAATAAAGCGGTAAACCCAATTAAAAACACAGTCATTACTGCTGACTGGTCATTATTACGAAAAGATGATTTTGGCACAAAGCAATCCAATACTCTAATAAATAGCTCATTTGAAAATTACACCTGCCCCAAACACTTTGTGAAAGACCCCAGAGTCAAAGATCATGACTTCCTGATGATTTTTGATCCTAAATCACTCAGTATCACCTACGATAAACTTGACCAAAGTAAAGCTCATAAGCTCACCCTTCATCTTGTTTCGCCTGGGGGTAATCGCAACATAAACGTATTGATCAATGGCCACACTATTGAGCAAAACTTTGATCTACCTAAAAATCAGCTCATCATCAAAGATCTTTACATAAAATCAGAACACATCAAAAATAATCAAATCAAACTCGAAATCCAGAAAAACAGCGGTGCCAACGCCGTCCTATCTTACACAGAACTTTACGAGAAAAAATGA